The segment ACAACTCCTACAACTCAAAACAGATTATTTATAACTGCGCGGGCAGTCAGGCAATTTCAGCTGAATTCAgtttgttattgttattagGCTGTCGTTTGTCATTTGTTTTACTTTCGGCGAGTATACAACGGAGTAAAGGCATCGTGTTTgtttacattaatttacatCAGAAAGTCCAAAATTTGTAcactgtttttattaaaattgaaataatggtataataaaaatgaaacattcatttattttaaattttgtaactttaTTTCTTGTTAAACCTTTATCTCGCTTTTCAACACCCCTCTTACTTTGTTGCTCCGGGTAAATAGACCAATTCTAGCTCGTGTAAATAGGCGTATTCGCTTTGCTCATCAACCTCGCCTTTCAACCAAAGTGACACGGTGCAAGCATGGCATTGTGCAtttgttcaattaatttttgagcccCGTTAATTAGTTTGCGTTCCTATTTTGCTTATGTTCGCATTTAGGAACAGGTGACGGCTATTTCCGCAAACGCAGGCCCAGTTCTCTCACTCTTTCGATCGAACGTCGTCGCTTCAAGTCCTCCAAACATGACCACTTTCGGCGAACTGATCAAAAATGAATTCCCTAGATTGAATGACGAGCTGTTTCATTATGTCAACGGTAAGTTTGATTATCTTCAGCGTTAAAAAACCatcaacttttcaaattattgtgCACAATTTACTGTAGCGTTTGccgaggaaaaaaatgaaatcagttGCCAATTAATTTTCGATGCTTTTTAAAGGGGTCATATCTGGAGGAGCTGATGAATTTGAGGACAGCGAGGAGATATATGAGGCTATCGGCCACGTTCTAGAAGAGGTTGCTGATGAAAAGACTGAGGATGATATTCGGTTTGTTTCCCATTTTGATGTGAGaagatttttatcattaactTAATATTTTCACAGTGATGTCTGTGAAAGACTCATGTtgattttaagaccaaatgaCGTTGGAGCCAAGAGTCAGATTCGAATTTTAAATGCGCCAGTTAATATTGCTAGCCTGGCATCCACCAGTGAACCCGTCGGCGAAATCAGAAGCATTTGGGTGACCCAGCGAGATGACGGCTTGGTgcgttttttaatatcaaaatgatATGAAAAGTAAAATCGGTAAAATCGTTTTCAAAACAGAAAGTGGACCAGAAAAAGCTTGAAAAAGCCGAGGCAAAGCTGCAAATGAAGCAGGGGAAGCGGACCGGAGGAGAGCCTTTTAAGAGCACTGCCACCCCCAAGCTGGAAAGCGCGTCAGCCTCGCAGATGGTCAGCAAAAAGGACAACAAGATGGACCAAAAAGGCACAAACAGAGGACTGGACGTGCGGATAGAGAACTTTGACATCGCCTACGGTGACAGGTTTAGCAGCACCTTAGTCCGTTACAACAATTCTTAACTGCCGCTCTCGCATTTTAAGGGTTTTGCTGCAAGGTGCTGACATGGTGATGGCTTTTGGCAGACGTTACGGCCTCATCGGCAGGAATGGTCTCGGAAAAACCACGCTGCTGCGAATGATCTCTGCGTAAAACCActtctgattaaatttcccgTTCTTGTTTTTTACACAAAGTGATCACAGGGGCCAGTTGAAAATTCCGTCTCACATCACTGTGCTGCACGTGGAGCAAGAGGTGGTCGGCGACGACACGCCCGCCCTCGAGAGCGTCCTGCAATGTGATACCGTTCGAGAGTCGCTGCTCAGTCAGGAGAGGGAAATCAATGCTAAAATCAATTCTGGGTAAGCCGTCTGCCTTTCTGCTTTACATGCCGTCTTATTCTTTCGCGCCCGCAGTCACACAGACGAAGACCTGAACTCAAAACTATCTGAGGTGTACGTCCAGCTTCAGAGCATAGACGCAGACAAAGCTCCAGCCAGAGCGAGTGTGATCCTAGCAGGTCTGGGATTCTCCGCCGAAAAGCAGAAGAGGCCTACCAAAGAGTTCTCGGGTGGATGGCGTATGCGTTTGGCTCTTGCAAGAGCCCTCTTTTCCAGGTTTgtcttaaatatatttaaaaaatgtacttttattctcctgacaatgagctcatagcccacaaGATGTACTGGTtgtgagcagaggttaaaaaattatgtctaGTCCGTGACTCGAACACAATTAAatatagattaaaaataaaattgaggaaaaaactcATGTCAGCTTGCTAAAAGTCAACCAAGCTTCATTATTATCTTAACAATAACTGTAAGATAACCATTTTTCGCCTCTTCTGTAAAAATTCTTCCATTTTGAGATTATTATGACttaaaactatatattttaatttgtttaacagGCCTGACTTGCTGCTGCTTGACGAGCCGACGAACATGTTAGATATGAAAGCCATCATCTGGCTTGAAAACTACTTGCAAAACTGGCCAACAACTCTTCTAGTAGTTTCCCACGACCGCAACTTCCTGGACACCGTTCCCACCGATATTTTCCACCTGCACACGCAACGTATTGACACCTACAAGTGGGTCACTGTTTCCACCTTGAATTCAGTGTTATGACgggattttcttttaatcctCCAGGGGCAACTACGACAGCTTCCTCAAGGTGAAAACCGAAAAGCATAAGAACCAGCAGCGCGAGTACGAGGCCCAGATGCAGCATCGCTCGCACATCCAGGAGTTTATCGACCGATTCCGCTACAACGCTAACCGCGCCTCCAGCGTGCAGAGCAAAATCAAGATGCTggaaaaattgttagtttCTTTTGACTCTGCGTTTGCCTATAACAAATAATCTCCTTGCAGACCTGAGCTGAAGCCAGTGGAGAAGGAAACTGAGGTGGTGCTAAAATTCCCTGATACTGAGAAGTTGTCTCCTCCGATTCTGCAACTTGACGAGCTGTCTTTCACCTATGAAAACGGACACACGGTCTTTGAGGGGGTCAATCTTGGAGCGACTATGGAATCTCGAATTTGTATTgtaagaaatattaattattttctataacTAGGGCATAACATTAAGATCTTGTTAAATTTTGGCcttcatttttgaaatttgagttttaaatcCGTGTGGTTTTAGATATTTACCCTTACAAGGAAACGCTTAGGTTCTGACGTTTTctttttggtgaaattattgaaatttttaggtgtcAACGAGTTAAAGAGATATCACAATCAAATTTTGGCTTCGATAGAATTTGTGAGTTATGCAGCTCTGAAGGTTAAAATTCCTAATGGGATTTAACATACAGAATCGAATTGTGAAgccagttttcattcaatcgCTGTGATATTTGATAACATTGCTCTACTTGACAAGAAGAATCAATTGAtgggtcaattttgactttCTTGATTTGTCCCTAATTTTAGACTTTTGCAAATTGCTCAAAAATGGtttcaggaaatattttaaacatatatGAACTAACTGTTCCCTTCTGGGATTCTATAGCTTAATTTTTGACACTAACAATGAGaagaaatgtaaataatttagtaatttttctctaattttacatttgaaaCGAAcgttattttatcaaaatgaaaaaaaatcctgaaaatgtTTGccaacaagtaaaaaatttaagtcatcaaaatttcaaaactccagctttcagaatattatgttaaaagttttttgttcTGCATTTCGGTGCATTTTGCCACTAAAAACATGTAGAGCCCGGAATTAACCGTTGTGTAATATCCTATTTACAAACtgaaaagatatttaaattgatattttagcaAGTTAGAAAtcttttcaaaagaatttgaattttttattaaaaagaaaacgaCAAAAGttaatatgaattaattcCTACTGATAACCCCCTACGTATTTAATATTAGCTCTTGTTGAACCCTCAAAACAATTGTGTTACAGGTTGGTGACAATGGTGCTGGTAAAACCACCCTTCTTAAAATCATTATGGGTATGCTAAGTCCGACAAAGGGTGCGAGGAACGTGCATCGCAACCTCAAGTTCGGGTATTTCAGCCAGCATCACGTAGACCAGTTGGATATGCGGGGTTCATCTGTCGATCTTCTCGCGTCCGAGTTTCCAGGTTTGTCtctttttgcttaattaaaattttaatctggtAAAAACGTTACCATTGCAGGACGACCTGTCGAGGAGTATAGACGGCAGTTGGGCAGTTTTGGAGTGTCAGGTGACCTGGCCCTGCAGAGTATCGAAAGCTTGTCGGGAGGGCAAAAGTCGAGAGTGGCTTTTGCCAAAATGTGCATGGCCCTGCCCAATTTCCTTGTTCTCGACGAGCCGACCAATCATCTGGACATTGAGACCATCGAAGCGCTCGGAAAAGCAATCACGAAATACACGGTGAGCCAAGACCTCCCagaattgttattaaatttgtcaatgGCGTTGAAAACAAgtatatttttctctaaattcaattttaccgTCAGTCTTAATTGGTACTGgcatgattaattaattagcttcAATTTAACGCACTTATTAATTAtgtcctgattttattttttccagggTGGTGTAATTTTGGTGTCTCACGACGAGCGGCTTATCCGAATGGTGTGTCAGGAACTGTGGGTTTGCGGTGGAGGCAAAATCGCGTCCATCGAGGGAGGCTTTGACGAGTACAGAAAAATCATCGAGAAAGAGCTGGAAGCTGTTGCCTGAACACTTCttgttgtttaatttgaattatacaCATTATTACGAAAACCAATTGGCGTCTTTCAATGAAATTGCCTTGGCGTTTCTTAAACATGCATGCAATGTGATCAATCATCCCTTGGGGATCGGATGGCATTGTCTCTTCTGATGAGCACGAGCTGAGGTTATCTCCCACGCTATTTTGCGCACGAATAAATTAGGTCTGGCCTCATGGGCATAAAACTAATTCATTATTCGTGTGCTTTCTTTACTATTACAATGGTTATCAGCGGGAAATGCATTTAGGTCACACATCAAAAAGAGCCAACGACCCCTGCGGCGTGCGCCTATAATTCATGCGACTAATGACAGGAAAATTTACTACCTTAATTTTCTGTGTTCAGTTTTATATTTCCAATAAAGTTGAATTCtttcttacaaaaaattgcgttgaaattattgcaaaaatcaccGCCAGAACTGCcaatgtgcaatttttttattattattttctttcatgtGTACATAGGCTTTGATGTATGTATTTTGCTCTATTTATTCGCAATAAGTGCGGACTAATTTTGCTTGAGTGTTTTGGTCATTAAACGCCACGCGGCAATTgcacaaaatgataaaaagagTCGGCGAGAGTGTACATAAACTCTTCCGGCTGACCTCGGCGCAGGTTGTGGTCTTGGTTGCCATAGTGACGCGTCCTCATTGAGTGCAGCCGAGTGGTCAATGAGAGGAGAGCGAAAATATAGTTTGCTCGCTAAATTCCACTGACACACTTCTCCGCTCCCGACATGACCGCTGGCCTGTAGTGGCACTTCGGACTTTGCTTTCTTGTTGCGTCTGCATGAAATGAGGTGAGTCCCGATAACGTTTTCATAAAACAAATCCAATATTTTGCTTCACACTTCCGCATTATATTATATAGGTCGTTCACAGAAGAACCGGAATAGAAATGCATAgatattttagcaaataataatttaacttaaatttaaaggaaataattccgcattgtttttaaatttctcgctAGAATCGTATTAgagatttcatttaattttttcatttataaactataccataaaatttattttgagcagtaagatattttcaaaaatattttaaaagcgacacatatattttttcaaaaatttcctattaGCGTGGCgatcagttttaaatttaaaaacccgGCCAAAAAACCaaatgaaataagaaaattaattatatcaccctattcaaattttattgtggaTCGGCAGGGGAGCGATCCTTGCTTTAACTATatctctaattaaatttaatggaaaattaagtCATACTTTTGTATTGTGTTCTAAGACCAAGACTGCGTTGTTTTTTTCGGGTTGCAATCTTTCTGACAATGCAGAAGGAACaacccattttttttttaattttatgaatgcttggttgaaaaattctcatttaaaaTGCAAGTATAATAATCAcccatttttcataataacaGCTCCTACTTCTTTAGAGCCGCAGCAAAACAATAAGTTACACGCTCTAGAATTTTCCTCAATATAAGAAAGTGAAAATTAGTATTCAGATTTTCGCATGCatatgcaaatttgaattttgcttaCAGCCAAGGCTGATGtacgcatttatttattgttctaGTAGCAAGCAAGATAAAGAGTAATTTATGAGGCGATAAggcaaaattttgcaatgcaaattCCACCGGCGAAAAATGCGGCTAAGAAATAGCTAACGATGAGATCGATTAGCGGCGGGAAGGTATCAAAATAACAGAATGGCAGGTAGAGGAGGaaagcgcgcggcggcgggctAGTCCACTTTCCGCACTTTGGACCATACGTATATATATGCATATGCACGCGCGTTCGACCTAATTTGCTCTTTGGCTCTCTTTCCACCCCCTGAGGGGATTCTTCTCGCGTGCGTGCAACCCAgcaccaacagcagcagccgctcTCCAACACGTCTGCCGGCTCATTTCGAAGTGCTATTTCGAAAATGTTCACTCTATCGATCGAACGTTTCCTCGCACTCAATTGATCGCACACACTGGGAAGTCTGTTAAAACGATAACACTCTGTGaccatgcaaaaaataaatatgtgccGATTTAGAAATTGACATGAATATTGTActgtggaaaaaaattcacattctACAAATTTCCTTTCCCCTTCATTTCCAGATTTTGTGGCACaggttcattttttttcttcgagATATTTTGGATTCAAGACACAATTTTGAtgtaattttcctttctgtCTGCGTCAGGAGGCAAGTTGGAAGGCAGCGTTAGCAAGCTCTCTGCCAGTGTATGCCCTTAGTGGAAAATGGTAGTAGCGAGAGGACAGGCAGCTTTAGAACCGCCGAGCACCGACACCAGGGCAAACGACACGTCACGTCCTTAATGTACGCCTGCCAGCAAAACCGCGACGGCCAAGTGCGCGAGCTGCTCGCACAAAACAAGGTAAATTCGACTCGAAACAAGGTAATCCTTCTTCAATCCTGACTCCAGCGCCTGCCAGTTGAGCAAATGCTGTGCCGCAACACACTTGTGACACACCAGTTGCAAACTCTATTGTGTTTtagaattattgatttaatatcTCCTTGGCTAatctaaaatatgaaaaaatcgGTTTTCTACTTTTCCTCAAAGTAGGTTTTAACCAGaagaaaatcaagcaaaaaaataaatctgtatggaaatttctaatttttaaaccataattttatttcttattttatcgTCTTGgccaaaatacaaaaaccgcatttttttaaacttcagaaatattttggaataaaatataaacagagTTTCAAGGCCTCTTTGTTGgagtttataatatttattctcgTCTAAAAGGTCTAAAATGCTGTGTTAAGTGGTCGCCTCTCTGCATCTGAATAATTGATTCACAATACGGCGAATtgattccaattttatttccagtcgCAGTTGATCAAGCAGCGGGACCGCACGATGAAGAGCGCCCTGCACTATTGTGTGGAGAATTCTTCGGCGACCAGCGCTGAGTTGGTGCTGGCAGCGGCGCCCGAGCTGCTGGACGCGCGCGACAAGGATGGCTTCACTCCGCTCAACCTTGCTATCATCGCGGGCAACATCAGCCTGGTGCGCTTCCTGCTGCACAAACGAGCCGACCTCAACGCCGTCGACAACGAAAAGCACTCGCTCGTCCACTGGGCCACCGGTATACACTCATTACGAACTTTTCAAAATGACCTGCTTGCAAAGTTATCAGCCAGAAAGacaaaattgcacttttttcatttggtCAGAtgaagatttaatatttaaaaaaaattatctaatttttctctttctttttacCTCATTTGTGTAGATGATAATGAGAGGAGGGAAATTAATGCCTCAGaagctgataaaaaattattttcctaattttgacacagaattaattttttcaaaaataaatatacagttTGCGGAGAGGTGGAGGCGCTGGAAGCCCTGCTGGAGGCCGGCGCCGACCCCTGCATGCCCGACATCCACAACGGCTACCCGATCCACTACGCGGCGCAAATGTGCGGCGCCAACTCGGAGATGGGCAACGACACCAAGGTGGGCATCAAAATGCTGAGCAAGCTGCTCGCCCGCAAAGTCAGCGTCCACGTGGTCGACAGCGACGGCAGGCAGCCCATCCTCTGGGCCGCCAGTGCAGGTTTGCAAACAAATCTGCcttttttttacaacaaattgcgaattgaaaaaaaattacaggtAGTGCAGACGCCGTTCTCTCGCTGATAAACGCTGGC is part of the Cloeon dipterum chromosome 1, ieCloDipt1.1, whole genome shotgun sequence genome and harbors:
- the LOC135947331 gene encoding ATP-binding cassette sub-family F member 3; its protein translation is MTTFGELIKNEFPRLNDELFHYVNGVISGGADEFEDSEEIYEAIGHVLEEVADEKTEDDIRDVCERLMLILRPNDVGAKSQIRILNAPVNIASLASTSEPVGEIRSIWVTQRDDGLKVDQKKLEKAEAKLQMKQGKRTGGEPFKSTATPKLESASASQMVSKKDNKMDQKGTNRGLDVRIENFDIAYGDRVLLQGADMVMAFGRRYGLIGRNGLGKTTLLRMISAGQLKIPSHITVLHVEQEVVGDDTPALESVLQCDTVRESLLSQEREINAKINSGHTDEDLNSKLSEVYVQLQSIDADKAPARASVILAGLGFSAEKQKRPTKEFSGGWRMRLALARALFSRPDLLLLDEPTNMLDMKAIIWLENYLQNWPTTLLVVSHDRNFLDTVPTDIFHLHTQRIDTYKGNYDSFLKVKTEKHKNQQREYEAQMQHRSHIQEFIDRFRYNANRASSVQSKIKMLEKLPELKPVEKETEVVLKFPDTEKLSPPILQLDELSFTYENGHTVFEGVNLGATMESRICIVGDNGAGKTTLLKIIMGMLSPTKGARNVHRNLKFGYFSQHHVDQLDMRGSSVDLLASEFPGRPVEEYRRQLGSFGVSGDLALQSIESLSGGQKSRVAFAKMCMALPNFLVLDEPTNHLDIETIEALGKAITKYTGGVILVSHDERLIRMVCQELWVCGGGKIASIEGGFDEYRKIIEKELEAVA